The following are from one region of the Magallana gigas chromosome 4, xbMagGiga1.1, whole genome shotgun sequence genome:
- the LOC105317737 gene encoding hepatocyte growth factor receptor, with the protein MIIFLFFVLLNNFQSLLTFYTTIETSHPSSDFRKIVIDTTSGTTYVGGKNIVLKLNSTFQTTAEFVFGPKKSSKFCSPSEIKTCPNVTLQDNVVELLEYVPALNKTIVCGSLEYGHCSLLNGSGIQPLSFKEGNFFGSDQGSIFIPIHRENSWVYMVGTAWDGRIDKVQDEFSFKKLEDSEFSYESYYSHLGVCKEKRSHSRLKFVYGFQDGNEFVYTVYLKVRKDKGRDYFETKIARICQNDNYMGSFNELKLSCDGHNIATVAYFSNRSYLYVAFGIGNQSLEVRPSSVVCKYSMQDIRRQFENSIIICYSNINKDGYTPPRWSDCSSERKCDTPQSVSAGNICNTSGLYRLHGVEATESVTPKSTVVFKMDKAIATSLLPQKLQGHVDDIVWIGSSDGFLYKVNSQPSNRFIVYAKYDLTKNRNVRIEPDVEIDSRAQIAYFLYGNKVSMFPLTSCRIHTTCGACVLNRDPLGCGWCKDKCLKREECSSTWYNDSCPPFIHKVIPHDGPTAGGTIIKIVGENFGQTNYSSPKVTIGSIVCENITWNDTIIWCTSPPVDKMSNGGQVVVEAAQQTSTYGYKVFGKSENDRHDFAYKVPDVYSISPTFGPRHGNTIVTISGNNLDVGSNTYVSMCRLLSKNTTSIICKTIECVEIRSGDKGFQHSKPCPFCHQFKLTIDNFQTDVVNESFCYRPDPVIKDISRKNTIIRGGLNFKIVGYHFDSFSTYVLRTIINSSVSQDTFCTHLNGTEIICKTPDLTNTSIRSFVEIIVLFDGDDFYWKDQHRNEPFYLRVFEDPFIETLDISLSSDVLQDKRFLELKGSNLQSLKREDILITLDEMDCPVIYIDSSMLRCDLSVTMDKTKTSVTNLSFDVEVLIGNLRMSLGRLSLIHQERLNLTGNKTLIPSVLILFFFVLLTIGIICMKKNRIGPFKRRIIHHESSVVFHSDSAGQQISRRLMPDPDPESSTSARLNDYVRDFDGNLLDHVPYGVNQSDFADTVHVLEKQNLLIDGDCLRFDRNCSNLGRGNFGCVYKAFLKRPGENFEIVVAVKTIIRSNDVDVTAFLNEALIMKDFNHPNVLTLIGITLDKGEFPMVILPFMQNGSLLSYIRNENNMPTVKHLVSYGLHIARGMEYMADNKFVHRDLAARNCMLDVNFTVKVADFGLTRDVYSKEYYSSENKQRLPVKWMAPESLEQGKYSAKSDVWSYGVLLWELMTRGAIPYPEVDNWDVGAYIKSGRRLPRPEYCQPYLYRLMRFCWQENPDKRPTFNRIREEIERMLNIKNDSKMAGDTHVELDRCTNYHYMDEMSLARQRSLSTKWSTSSEDAALL; encoded by the exons ATGATCATCTTCCTGTTTTTCGTTTTGCTGAATAATTTTCAAAGCTTACTAACGTTTTATACAACCATAGAAACAAGTCATCCGTCGTCGGATTTTCGCAAAATTGTAATTGACACCACAAGTGGTACCACATATGTAGGTGGGAAAAATATAGTCTTAAAACTGAACTCAACTTTTCAAACAACCGCCGAGTTTGTTTTTGGTCCAAAGAAAAGCAGCAAATTCTGCAGTCCATCTGAGATCAAGACGTGTCCAAATGTGACTCTTCAAGACAACGTGGTAGAATTATTAGAGTATGTACCAGCTTTGAACAAGACAATAGTGTGTGGTTCACTGGAGTACGGACATTGTAGTCTTCTGAACGGTAGTGGAATTCAGCCTTTATCTTTTAAAGAAGGCAATTTTTTCGGAAGTGATCAAGGGTCTATTTTCATACCAATTCATAGAGAAAATTCATGGGTGTATATGGTTGGAACTGCATGGGATGGAAGAATTGATAAAGTACAAGACGAGTTTTCGTTCAAAAAGCTGGAGGATTCGGAATTTTCTTACGAATCGTATTACTCGCATCTTGGTGTTTGCAAAGAAAAACGATCTCACTCAAGACTAAAATTCGTTTACGGATTTCAAGACGGAAATGAGTTTGTGTACACGGTGTATTTGAAGGTCAGAAAAGATAAAGGAAGAGATTATTTTGAGACAAAAATAGCAAGAATATGTCAAAACGATAACTATATGGGTTCATTTAACGAATTGAAATTATCATGTGATGGACACAATATAGCTACGGTCGCGTATTTCTCAAATAGGTCCTATTTGTACGTTGCATTTGGAATAGGAAACCAGTCATTAGAGGTTCGACCATCATCTGTTGTATGCAAATATTCCATGCAAGATATAAGAAGACAATTTGAAAACTCAATAATTATATGCTATAGCAATATTAATAAAGACGGATATACCCCACCCCGATGGTCTGACTGTTCTAGTGAAAGAAAATGCGATACACCTCAGTCG GTTTCAGCAGGCAATATTTGTAATACCAGTGGTTTGTATCGGCTTCATGGAGTTGAAGCTACTGAATCTGTAACACCGAAATCTACTGTGGTTTTTAAGATGGATAAGGCCATTGCAACATCTTTACTTCCGCAGAAATTGCAAGGTCATGTTGATGACATTGTCTGGATTGGATCAAGTGATGGATTCCTTTACAAG gTTAACAGTCAGCCCTCCAACAGATTTATTGTATATGCAAAATACGATCTGACCAAAAATAGAAATGTCAGAATCGAACCGGATGTTGAGATTGATTCCAGAGCCCAAATTGCTTACTTTTTATATGGAAATAAG GTTTCGATGTTCCCGCTTACCTCATGCAGAATTCACACCACCTGTGGTGCTTGTGTCTTAAATAGAGATCCTTTAGGTTGTGGTTGGTGTAAAGATAAATGCTTAAAAAGGGAGGAGTGTAGCTCAACTTGGTACAACGACAGCTGTCCACCATTTATACACAAG GTTATTCCTCATGATGGGCCAACAGCAGGAGGAACGATTATAAAGATTGTTGGAGAAAATTTTGGGCAGACAAATTATTCATCACCGAAGGTCACCATTGGATCAATAGTCTGTGAAAATATTACGTGGAATGATACAAT tatttggTGCACATCGCCTCCTGTTGACAAAATGTCGAACGGAGGACAAGTCGTTGTTGAGGCTGCACAACAAACATCAACATACGGCTACAAAGTCTTCGGGAAGTCTGAGAATGATAGGCATGATTTCGCATACAAG GTTCCTGATGTATATTCGATAAGTCCTACATTTGGTCCACGGCATGGAAATACTATTGTAACTATCAGTGGGAATAATCTTGATGTAGGATCCAatacatatgtttcaatgtgTAGACTGTTAAG CAAGAATACCACCTCCATTATTTGTAAGACAATCGAGTGTGTAGAAATACGTTCTGGTGACAAAGGTTTTCAACACTCCAAACCATGTCCGTTTTGTCATCAATTTAAGCTGACTATTGACAATTTCCAGACAGATGTAGTGAACGAATCATTCTGCTATAGACCTGATCCGGTCATAAAGGACATTTCAAGGAAAAATACTATAATACG TGGTGGTCTGAACTTTAAAATAGTTGGATATCACTTTGACTCCTTTTCCACTTACGTCCTTCGCACCATAATAAACTCTTCAGTAAGCCAAGACACG TTTTGTACACACCTCAATGGTACTGAAATCATATGCAAGACTCCAGACCTCACCAACACTTCGATTAGAAGCTTTGTAGAAATTATTGTCCTCTTTGACGGCGATGATTTCTATTGGAAGGACCAACATCGTAATGAACCATTCTATCTCAGAGTGTTTGAAGACCCTTTTATTGAAACTCTTGATATATCACTTTCAAGTGACGTTCTTCAAGATAAACGATTTCTTGAACTTAAG GGTAGCAATCTACAAAGTTTAAAACGGGAAGACATACTAATTACCCTTGATGAGATGGATTGTCCAGTTATTTATATAGATTCTTCAATGTTACGATGTGACCTTTCAGTAACGATGGACAAAACAAAGACGAGTGTTACCAATTTGTCCTTTGATGTGGAA GTGTTGATTGGAAACTTAAGGATGTCTCTTGGACGCCTGTCATTAATTCACCAAGAAAGACTTAACTTAACTGGAAACAAGACACTGATTCCAAGTGTCTTGATACTGTTCTTCTTTGTTTTGCTTACGATTGGTATTATATGCATGAAGAAAAATCGGATTGGTCCATTCAAACGGAGAATTATTCATCATGAGTCCTCCGTTGTTTTTCATTCGGATTCTGCTGGGCAGCAGATCTCTAGGCGTCTGATGCCTGACCCCGACCCGGAAAGCAGCACCAGTGCCAGACTTAACG ATTATGTACGTGACTTTGACGGGAATTTGCTAGATCACGTGCCCTATGGAGTGAATCAGAGCGATTTCGCTGACACTGTGCATgtccttgaaaaacaaaaccTACTCATTGACGGCGACTGTTTAAGATTTGATCGCAATTGCTCTAACTTAGGAAGAG gaaattttggCTGTGTTTATAAAGCCTTTTTAAAGAGACCTGGAGAAAACTTTGAAATCGTTGTCGCTGTGAAAACAATAATAA GGTCAAACGATGTAGATGTGACGGCTTTCCTAAATGAAGCTCTCATCATGAAGGATTTTAACCACCCTAACGTACTCACACTCATCGGAATCACACTCGACAAGGGGGAATTCCCAATGGTCATCCTGCCCTTCATGCAGAACGGTTCTTTGTTGTCCTATATTCGGAACGAGAATAAT ATGCCGACGGTAAAACATTTGGTCTCGTATGGTCTTCACATCGCGAGGGGTATGGAGTACATGGCAGATAACAAATTTGTACACCGAGATTTGGCTGCAAGGAATTGCAT gtTGGACGTAAATTTTACAGTTAAGGTTGCAGACTTTGGTTTAACTAGAGACGTTTATTCAAAGGAATATTATAGCAGTGAAAATAAACAACGACTTCCTGTAAAATGGATGGCCCCAGAAAgtcttgaacaaggaaaatattCTGCCAAATCGGACGTG TGGTCCTATGGTGTTCTTCTGTGGGAACTAATGACAAGAGGAGCAATTCCATACCCAGAGGTTGATAACTGGGATGTAGGTGCATATATAAAATCAGGACGTCGTCTTCCAAGGCCAGAGTACTGCCAACCGTACCT GTACCGGCTTATGAGGTTCTGCTGGCAAGAGAATCCGGACAAACGACCGACATTTAACCGTATCAGAGAAGAAATAGAGAGGATgctgaatataaaaaatgacaGCAAAATGGCGGGAGACACTCATGTTGAGCTGGATAGATGTACAAACTATCATTATATGGACGAAATGAGTCTAGCCCGGCAAAGGAGTTTAAGCACTAAGTGGTCAACCTCCTCAGAAGATGCTGCTTTGTTGTAA